Proteins encoded within one genomic window of Candidatus Pseudothioglobus singularis PS1:
- a CDS encoding dihydrolipoyllysine-residue acetyltransferase: MPTQKNVELPDIGDFDAVDIIEVLVKVGDVVNENDSIVTLETDKATMEIPAPFSGKVTSLEIKVGDKVAKGDLILILETDSASADQADDSVEESKTSKLDSDQHLNLALSQKNVELPDIGDFDAVDIIEVLVKVGDVVNENDSIVTLETDKATMEIPAPFSGKVTSLEIKVGDKVAKGDLILILETDSASADQADDSVEEPKKPDTKINDDNEPTITKTVSQDDTKQTEEVSLKTDSNSHASPSIRKLARELGVSLSRINGTGKKGRILDEDLKSFVKDLVTHGSSNEEVETIPLSRIKKLSGKHLSNCWNTIPHVSQFDEVNIDQLEKFRKHQKEKNIKLSPLVFIMKAIVQVLKRHPNFNASLDEGGENLILKKYFNLGIAVDTPNGLLVPVVKDVNKKSLIELSEELADISLRAREGKLDSSEMKGAGFTISSLGGIGGTQFTPIINSPEVAILGVSRTQIKPIWNGSTFEPTAMIPLALSYDHRVIDGAEGARFMAELNQVLSNIMEMLL, from the coding sequence ATGCCTACCCAAAAAAATGTAGAGTTACCTGATATTGGTGATTTTGATGCCGTAGATATTATCGAAGTTCTGGTAAAGGTTGGAGATGTTGTAAATGAAAATGACAGCATCGTCACCCTTGAGACTGATAAAGCTACAATGGAAATTCCGGCACCCTTTTCTGGAAAGGTGACTAGCCTTGAAATAAAGGTTGGAGATAAGGTAGCTAAAGGTGATCTCATACTTATCCTAGAAACTGACTCAGCTTCTGCAGATCAAGCTGATGATTCAGTGGAAGAATCAAAAACATCAAAATTAGATAGTGATCAACACCTTAATTTAGCTTTGTCTCAAAAAAATGTAGAGTTACCTGATATTGGTGATTTTGATGCCGTAGATATTATCGAAGTTCTGGTAAAGGTTGGAGATGTTGTAAATGAAAATGACAGCATCGTCACCCTTGAGACTGATAAAGCTACAATGGAAATTCCGGCACCCTTTTCTGGAAAGGTGACTAGCCTTGAAATAAAGGTTGGAGATAAGGTAGCTAAAGGTGATCTCATACTTATCCTAGAAACTGACTCAGCTTCTGCAGATCAAGCTGATGATTCAGTGGAAGAACCTAAGAAACCTGATACTAAAATCAATGATGATAATGAGCCAACTATCACAAAGACCGTATCACAAGATGATACAAAACAAACTGAGGAAGTTTCACTGAAAACTGATTCAAATTCGCATGCTTCGCCCTCAATCAGAAAACTAGCTAGAGAGCTTGGAGTTAGTTTATCCAGAATAAATGGAACAGGAAAAAAAGGTAGGATTCTTGATGAAGATCTAAAATCCTTTGTAAAAGATCTTGTCACTCATGGGTCTTCAAATGAAGAAGTTGAGACCATTCCTTTATCCAGGATTAAGAAATTATCTGGCAAACATCTTTCTAATTGCTGGAACACAATTCCACATGTCAGTCAATTTGATGAAGTAAATATTGATCAATTAGAAAAATTCCGTAAGCATCAAAAAGAAAAAAATATCAAATTAAGTCCTCTAGTTTTTATCATGAAGGCAATTGTTCAAGTATTAAAGCGCCACCCTAACTTCAATGCCTCTTTGGATGAAGGTGGTGAAAACCTCATACTTAAAAAGTACTTCAATCTAGGAATAGCGGTAGACACCCCTAATGGACTTCTAGTTCCAGTTGTTAAGGATGTTAATAAAAAATCACTGATTGAGCTTTCAGAGGAGCTTGCAGATATTTCTTTGAGAGCCAGGGAAGGCAAACTAGATTCAAGTGAAATGAAGGGGGCTGGTTTCACGATATCCAGTTTAGGTGGGATTGGTGGCACACAATTCACGCCGATCATCAACTCCCCAGAGGTTGCAATTTTAGGTGTATCAAGAACTCAAATTAAACCAATTTGGAATGGTAGCACTTTTGAACCAACAGCCATGATTCCATTGGCACTCTCTTATGATCATAGGGTCATTGATGGTGCTGAGGGAGCAAGGTTTATGGCTGAACTAAATCAAGTCTTAAGTAATATTATGGAGATGTTATTATGA
- the lpdA gene encoding dihydrolipoyl dehydrogenase, translating into MIKTQVLVIGSGPGGYTAAFRAADLGKEVTLIERYESLGGVCLNVGCIPSKTLLHTAEVINESKHASELGITFSKPKIDLEGVKKNKDGIVNKLTGGIHALAKARKVKVINGYAKFLSKNQVSLDGSDEVIEFEQCIISVGSRVTKFPMFPFDDERVMDSTDALLLDDVPKRMLIVGGGIIGLEMATIYDALGSEITIVELGGQIIPAADKDIVNPLFKKAKKNYANIFLNTKVTSMEPLKKGIKVLFEGKDAPESDTFDKVLVAVGRTPNGMLIDAEKAGVNINDNGFIGTNKQMKTNVDNIYAIGDVVGQPMLAHKAVHEAKVAAEVICGEKSGFDALTIPSVAYTDPEVAWTGKTEKELKEAGIEFEKGVFPWAASGRSLSIGRTEGVSKSLFDSKSGKILGMGICGTNAGDLIAEASLAIEMGCDMSDIALTIHAHPTLSETTAFAAEMAEGTITDLMPPRKRK; encoded by the coding sequence ATGATTAAAACTCAAGTTTTAGTTATTGGATCTGGTCCTGGCGGATATACTGCAGCGTTTAGAGCTGCAGACTTAGGAAAAGAAGTGACCCTAATTGAGCGCTATGAATCATTAGGCGGAGTTTGTCTCAATGTAGGCTGCATTCCATCCAAAACTCTTCTTCATACGGCTGAAGTAATTAACGAAAGTAAGCATGCAAGTGAACTTGGGATCACTTTTTCAAAACCTAAAATTGATCTAGAAGGTGTTAAGAAAAATAAAGACGGCATAGTGAATAAACTAACAGGCGGAATCCATGCACTTGCCAAAGCAAGAAAAGTTAAAGTGATTAATGGATATGCTAAATTTTTATCTAAAAATCAAGTTAGTCTGGATGGAAGTGATGAAGTTATAGAGTTTGAACAGTGCATTATTTCTGTAGGATCTAGGGTTACTAAGTTTCCTATGTTCCCTTTTGATGATGAAAGAGTGATGGATTCGACTGATGCACTTCTTTTGGATGACGTACCGAAACGAATGCTAATAGTTGGTGGTGGGATTATTGGCCTTGAGATGGCCACAATTTATGATGCTCTTGGCTCTGAAATTACGATTGTTGAACTCGGAGGTCAAATCATTCCTGCTGCTGATAAAGATATTGTTAATCCACTCTTTAAGAAAGCTAAGAAAAATTATGCAAATATCTTTTTAAACACTAAAGTTACTTCAATGGAGCCCCTAAAGAAAGGCATTAAAGTTTTATTTGAAGGTAAAGATGCACCTGAATCAGATACTTTTGATAAGGTTTTAGTTGCCGTTGGAAGAACACCAAATGGAATGTTAATTGACGCTGAGAAAGCTGGAGTCAATATTAATGACAATGGCTTCATTGGAACAAACAAACAAATGAAAACTAATGTTGACAACATCTACGCAATTGGAGATGTTGTCGGCCAACCAATGCTTGCCCATAAGGCAGTTCATGAAGCTAAAGTTGCTGCTGAAGTTATCTGTGGTGAAAAGTCTGGTTTTGATGCACTAACTATTCCTTCTGTTGCCTATACAGACCCAGAAGTTGCATGGACTGGCAAAACTGAAAAGGAGCTCAAAGAAGCTGGAATAGAATTTGAAAAAGGAGTTTTCCCATGGGCTGCTTCTGGAAGAAGTCTGAGCATTGGAAGAACTGAAGGAGTATCAAAAAGCCTTTTTGATTCTAAATCAGGTAAGATTCTCGGCATGGGAATATGTGGAACAAATGCAGGTGACTTAATTGCTGAGGCGAGTCTAGCAATTGAAATGGGCTGCGATATGAGTGATATTGCGTTAACGATTCATGCTCACCCAACATTATCAGAAACGACTGCGTTTGCAGCAGAAATGGCTGAAGGAACAATTACTGACTTAATGCCGCCAAGGAAAAGAAAGTAG
- a CDS encoding protein-L-isoaspartate O-methyltransferase family protein produces the protein MDIKEARKNVIEQQIRPWGGLNVRANQALSDTPRENFVPEEYQKLVFADIEIPLNESDKMFSPKIEGRILDSLNLQGNEDILEVGTGSGYLTSVLAKLSNSVTSIEIEHDLHVKAKENIDKLKIINTNLINDTFNSSNFKEGQFDSIIIGSALPNIEDDLKKLLKVGGKLFVVLGSKNQMHANLISRETELIWNSKSLFETHLEFMKGHEPPKKFSF, from the coding sequence ATGGATATTAAAGAAGCAAGAAAAAATGTAATTGAGCAACAAATAAGACCTTGGGGTGGGCTAAATGTGAGAGCAAATCAAGCACTTTCAGATACTCCACGGGAGAACTTTGTGCCAGAGGAATATCAAAAACTCGTATTTGCAGATATTGAAATACCTCTTAATGAGTCAGATAAGATGTTCTCTCCAAAAATAGAAGGAAGAATTTTAGATAGTCTAAACCTTCAAGGCAATGAAGACATTTTAGAGGTTGGGACTGGAAGTGGCTACTTAACATCGGTTCTAGCAAAACTATCAAACTCTGTGACAAGCATAGAAATAGAACATGACTTACATGTCAAAGCAAAAGAAAATATAGATAAACTCAAGATAATCAATACCAACCTAATTAATGATACTTTTAATAGCTCAAACTTTAAAGAGGGGCAGTTTGATTCAATTATTATTGGATCTGCTCTTCCCAATATTGAAGATGATTTAAAAAAACTGTTAAAAGTAGGTGGAAAATTATTTGTTGTTTTAGGCTCTAAAAATCAAATGCACGCCAATCTTATTTCAAGAGAAACTGAACTTATTTGGAACTCTAAATCTCTTTTTGAGACTCATCTAGAATTCATGAAAGGTCATGAACCACCTAAAAAATTCTCTTTTTGA